The Dioscorea cayenensis subsp. rotundata cultivar TDr96_F1 chromosome 18, TDr96_F1_v2_PseudoChromosome.rev07_lg8_w22 25.fasta, whole genome shotgun sequence genome includes the window tttgaatttttttaaaaaaaaattatattaattttttaaaattatttttttaaaaaaattatcaatttttttatataatttaattatatatttttaatttttttaaaatttttttaaatagacatgtaaaaaaaccaaaacagtacattttaaaacaaaacaaataaaaaaaaaacacgagaaagtattaatcataattaagttACATTGCTCCTTTCCTCTTTTGGTATTTCCATTAGACAAATGTGtgcctaatttttatttattaataactaagaatatttttaacattcaaaatgtaataaaataaacatcattattaaGAATTTTAAAAGTACATTTAATGATATATTAATCTAAAGATAATTTTCCCAATGAAATTGTTGTGAAGACTTCCGAAATAAAGATGGCCATCAAACTCAAGTGCGGAAGTAACAAAAGACATAATCCGACCGGTAGAATCATCAAGTGCGCTAATGAACGTACCGTTGGAAGCCACATTCACCACCATGACTCTTCTATACGCGGATCCTTTTAGCATCTCAACAAGACTTGGGTGCACCGATATCATCTTCTTAACCAAGCTCCATTTGTGAATCCAATCTAATCCTCTCCGTCTTAactacaaaattttaattaatcattattaattaattaaatatttaaattaaatggaatttaattaattaattaattaaaaagaaaacctgAAGAAGAGCAATCCAGAAAGATCCATCAGGGGCAAGATTGATGTTATCTGGAGCTCCAGGAAGGTTATCAATGAAAACATCCAATTTGCCTTCCAATTCTCCTTTCAACCAATATCTCATACACCTAAACCTGTTCATTAATTATCAtattacaattatttaaaaaataacaagaaaagattaattaatgtttgtgatgattaattaatttattaattaattacctgaAAGTCTCACAAACAAGCAGGAAATCTTGATCCTTTGAAAGAGCAACACCATTGGCAAAGTAAAGTTGAGAGACAAGGATGGAGGTGGTGTTGGTGTGAGGATTAAACTTGAGAAGCCTGCCATGAGGCCTTGCTTCAAGAGCATCAAGATACCATTCATGGAACCCAAACTTGGTGCTAGCATCACTGAAATATATACTCCCATCCTTTGCTTCAATGACAGCATCAGCAAACCTATTTATCCATTGTATAACCAaaccatattattattatttaatatttaaaaaatagataaatcacaactTAGTTGAATAACAAGaaatcatgataatttttttatgtcaagCGGCTAGGTCGTTAAAAAAGATAATGTCATGTACAAGCCTCAGCAGAGCAAACGGGGGCAACGCCCGTGCACACATGAATGTTGAAACTACCCACACACAATCATTACTTGCActctcaaaaaaatatatcatcattTATGATTTAAACTCTTACCATTTATAAAGAGTTTTAATAAGGATTGACTACCAATAATCATTCGTCAAAAActatgataatttaataaagatatataaaataccTAGTTGATACATGAGATGTGGACATACAATAAGACAATTAACATAATACTTAAGTGAGAAATGCTTTTGATCTATCAGTGATGAAGGCAAATGTTacaacactaaaaaaaatttaaaaaataaaaataaaaattcgatGAATGGCACATGCGAAATAGTAATTGTGGAAGATCATTGGTTAAATAACACATGTGAAGCAAGTGTTTGAGCATCATAGGTGGGAGTGGGACAGAAGAtcattcattattattgttgtggGACAGAAGAtcattcattattattgttgttgtcatctttattgttttaaaaaataaggacAGATTTTAATAACGAGAGAAGTAATAATTTgagggaaaaaaattttattttaatattcagGCTGGTAGGACGGACCGGACGGTAAGTGAGAACCGTCAAAACTCACCATTTGGAGGGGTGGGATGTGCCGGCCtatcaaaaatatcaaaaaaattttatatttttttagttgttgtgCCGATAACATCTATTACAAAATCAtccaaaaacatatattaaaaacttaaaacatacaataatttataaaaacatcaattacaTAAAGATAAccaatataattattaattaataactaattaatataataaaattatgaatagTCGCACTAATCTATTATATAGTATATAGGTTAATatcaatatatcaaatatattatcttcaaataatatatatttttaatataaataaattttcaattttaaaaaatactaggCATGCGGAATAGTTGGCAAAATTACAGTAGCATGTATCACCTAGATTATAGATCTTTTGTCCCCacaaaagtaaattatttaaataaataaaattttaaatttaaaacatttaaataaaaatgaagttaaaattaaaaaaatgtcgatataccatttttttctaattaaaaaaaaatctaatgaacTTTGGCCAATCAAGGCTCATTTACATTCCCAAGAACCAAATACACATTATTGAGCAAATGcagacaaaaaagaaataaatgcagAATATATGGCAAGGACATTGTCAGTAAATGAATCTGAAAtatcaaaacattaaaattatgaaCCTGATTTGAGAGCCATCATCATCCACTTGAGAGGCAAGAACCACCACCCCTCCTTCTGCCACCTTCAATAATCCCTACATTCCAACATAACCATGTataccatgcatgcatgaaacaTATGATATATCATaagttttcataaataaaaaataacaataatatatatcaattttgaaactttatattatatttaattaaaagaacATAATTAAGCATGCATGATCACCTTATGAGCATCACAAACAAGAAAACCTCCATCCATAGAAACAGTGATGCCAAGAAGGCCATCACCTCCAATCATCTTCCAACTCTCCCAAGTTCCATTGGAGTGCATCCTCTTCAGCCAACCATCTCTAGTAACAGTgtataaaaacaatgaatcacCATCTTTTCCAATTGCAACATCCTCTGGACCAAGTAACTCTCCTTCTCCCAACTTCTCCACTTTCTAATTAAAGGAAAAGCAATACACAACAACATgtagatataaatataaatataaggaAGTATAGTAATTCTTCatgaattaaaagataaaaagaagaagaagaagatgatgatgacctGCAAGATGTTGTTGGAGGATGGAGGTTGAGAGGATGGAATGAGAAGGGGTTGAGGAGAAATGGGGGAGTAGAGGATTGCATGAAAGATGAAGGCTAAGAATAAGGTGAGCACTGAGGTGGTTATTGTGAATACAAGAAGCGTCATCTTTGCCTATAACTTccaaagagagaaagagtgtTTATATGGTATTGTATGAATAACAGTCTTTCTAAAAGATAAGATATGAGATCAAGTCATACATGATAAGGTGAAGAATTATTGTTGATGAATTTTGCTAAGATAAGTAACTTGAAAAATTGACccttttgtgattttatttatttatttattattattattattatttttttggaaagagcgttgttgttgttgttgttgagagattttagaaaataaattagagaatcatttttcatatattatattttagatgtATAATCAAGAAccaaaatagatatttttttatataattccaATATTGATATAGACAATTAGGTAATTCCAGGGAACAATTGAGCCAAACAGAAGGTGAATTATAAACAATGACAATGTAAAGAACTCAATTTCAATTTTAGCAGAGATAAGTGACGATTTTGAAAGGCAAAGAACAGCGGAATTCCGCTTGAAACTACAACCAAAAAGTGAATAACATCTAGTGTTTGTTTCATAATATTACACTGCTCTTGGGTTGTCAgattttaccctttttttttgtcttttttttttgcagtttTTTACTTTCTTTCTCTATCCCCTCTCCCTCTCatatacaaaatacaagaattggAGTGTGTGATTTAGAGTTTTTCCAACTTTCCATTTTTCGGCGTATTCCTTTCCTTACAACGTTGTCAATATATCACAACCCGAAGCAGGCCTGGCTGGGGCTGTGTGTAGTGAAGGTTCTCCTCTAACAAATACTGTTCCACAGCGACCGGTAGCCTCGCCGGCGTTCGTGAGCCTTTCGTGTGGTGCCCGGTCCCAACACAGATCATGACCTGCGCCTGCCGTCCCACGGCCCTCGCTGCACTCCTCAGAGTGCTGAGCTCATGCTTTAGTACATGAATGGCTTCGCTGACATGGAGACCATGGAGATCAATTAGACGTTCCTGGCTCCGGCCATAGCTTTGAATATCCGAAGAAATGGGGTTCCTGAAACACTAATGAATGTCACATTTGTCTGAGTGGCAATGGATTTGATTAGAAGAAGATTATCATGGATTGGACGAACCTTTGACGATAAATAGCTTCTCTTGCTTTACCATGAGCTGCTTTCATCTGGATATTGTATAATTGTCCCTTCTCGCTAAGTTCTTTTGCTAGAGCCTTGTTGCCGATTAGATAAGCTTGGCGTGCCTGTCACGAAGCAATGACCATGAAAACTAAACACTGTTCAGAACAAGAATGTAGAATTTAGCATCAAAAAATACATTTATGAGTGCAACCTTTAAGACTTATTGCGGATTTAACAGTAGTCTTACTTTCAATACTATCCAAAGTTAAATACCATAACAGCATATAAATtgtcataaaagaaaaacaaaacacaattcCCATTGATTTTTGATCTGATAATTGATCATTTCTATGTTATATTAATCAAATTTTGCTGCACCAACTAAGCCTGCTTATAATATCAAAATCCTAGAAAATACGCTCAGAGGCGGAGATAATGAAGGCATCACCAAATTCCAGAAACAACAAGCATTAGTACAAATAACAAAGTTCAACATACCTAGCCGTTGCCATCAACATTTATAAGGAAACATCCTTGAGAATGTCAtctattaaaaaacaaatcctTAATTATCGCAAAGTTCCAACATAAAATCAATATTCATACCTGGTCAAAGCATGCATTCCGAAGACGTGCAAAATCCCGAGCTTCTTCCCTTGACTCGGAATACATACTTGCTGGTATCTCAAAATATCAAGAAGTCATTAAGCaaagatataaagaaaaaaaaaatgatgcaaCCAAGCAAATATGTTGCAAAGTTAAAGAGATTTaagtcaataataaaaaaaaattacccacaGCTTCTCCAGTTTCAAGCCAAACTGGAGCTGCCCGAGATGAACGAACACTTTGCATTTTATCTCCATAAGACAATTTGGCATTGCCATTTTGTGAGCTGGCTAGAAGTTGTGACATTCTGCTTGAACCTATTCTGCCATCTCCAGAGCCATTTCTTTCATACTTCCATTGGCCAGAATCTTGGGATGCAAGCTTTCGGACAGCAGAAGCAAAATCTGTGGCACCTCCAAAAATACTAGTTGCAGATCTGTAGGTATTGGGAGCTTGTCCTATGTCATCCCGGTTTACCTTTGAAAGTCCATTTTGCGTATCAGAAAGAGGAAGTGCTGGGAAATCCAATGGACTGAGGTTGGGAGATGCTGGTGTCTTTAAGTTCAAGTTCTGAGCAAAACCAGTATCTACCTGAAGCTGCAATTACAAGGTAATGTTAAGATGCCAAAAACCAACATATCAAACATATTGTTTCAAGGCCGCAAGACATCAATTTGACAAACTCTGCATCATTAGGCCACTAGTAGGGCCTTCCTTGAAGCTTGATTACAACCAAAATGGAGCATACATACCTCAAGCTGGGTGAGAATCTCAATTGTTAAGTTCAAATCACAACCATTTGCATAGTACACTTCTGCAAGGCTCTCTGCAGCAAAACCAGGAAATTGAGATGCCAAAAAGTCAACAGGATTGATGGCAGCATCCTGTAAAGCCGCTTGGTCACCTAGATCATTCAAAAAATTGGCACTGGAGTCTCCACTATACAGGAAGGTTTCCTGGTCAATAAGATTCTGATCCCCATTTACAAATTGCTCATCCCATGCACTGGCAGCCGAAATTCATAAAAACACCTGATGAATGATCACCGGCATATGCAGAACCTGAGTATGCCAAATTCTCAAGCAAGTTTAGATCATCACTGCCAAGGGACCTACCCTGGGTGGCGCCCAGCATCTGACTGGCTGCAACTACAGGGAATCCTAAAGTTTCAGCACTCTCATGGATTGATAAACTGTCAAGCGAGAGATTTCCAGGATCTTGTAATTCATTCTCACCCATAGCCTTGAAATCAGGCGTAATATCATCAGGAAGCTGATGACGCCAAAACCGGTGAGCTTCATCATCTGAGTAATTTGAATTGGATGACTCAGAACGATCCAAAACTGCTTTTCCTGATGTTCCTGCAATATCCAATCTGGTGGAATCTACAATTTTGGCACTTCCAAGTGGAGATCTGAAGGCTGAGGGAATGAATTCTGCCGCATTGGGATTTAAGGCAGTAGGTTTATTTGCCATAGTTGACTGGGTATCCTTGCTGTTTGAAAACCCTCTCACGGACAAATTCCtctttaattaaaacaaaagaccCTTTATCTATACAAGGTCTTTAGGAAAACGAGTTCTTTGAAGGACTTATCCCAACCCTGCGATCAAATatcccaaaaaaagaaaacaagaaatttaaTGACTCAGACAATGAATCTGCAACTTAtggtatttataatttattcgGCAATGCCatgacatattaaaaaaaacatcaatcacGTAAATGTACAACTTGAACTATCAATTAcctgaacaattttttttttctttaagaattaTAAAGCATCTTATGTAACCTAAGACAACAACCTCCAACACACTCACTAGAACAAGGCCATGGATATATTTGAAATGTACCACCTTCTCAAAGGAATTAtcaaatgataatatatttgaGCACTTACTATGTTCTAACTATAATTCCAAAACCAAGCCATTATAATGGCTATAAAATTCAGTAACATAGTGCAGCTGTGTTACAAAGAAAAGTAACTTCTGCTTATGCTTATgcttaaaataatattacagCATGTAACAAAGAATAGTAACTTCTGAACCAATGCCTATCAGCTGATCTTATTAAATCATGCATTGATGAGTTAGCTTTAACATGTTCTTACTAATTTAATTGTTCAGGGAAGCATGGATAGAACCACACTaacaatacaaaatcaataacACTATATCACCATAGCACCATCATAGCATCAATTACCCATATATTAGGAAcaaaacaaaggaagaaagaatTGTGGAGGTATATTATGGCCAGCACCAAACATGGCTTTGCATTGGCCATAAAACAATGCATGTCTATTGCAACGGTACAATGGAGGGCGGTACAAAGTAAAACATACATCCTTGGATATGAAAAGGGCACCCCTCCATTGGAATCCTCACATGATACAATCAAATATTAGACAATAATTTCACAGTAAATTACCTTATCAACAGTGAACTTTAGCTTCGGTTTGCCACCATCCAATGAACTTTAACTTTTGCCATTAAACCATGAAGTTTCCATTTTTAAGTAATGCATACCTTCTATCCAAATTTTGTTCTAATCACAATTTCCTGCTTATGTGGTATGAAACTTGTTTGGCTCTAAAACTTAAAACTTTATTTTCTCTccaattaaacttaaaattacaTTACAATAAGCGGGAaggaaaaacaaacacaaaagatGGGCCTGAATCCTTCTAAATGAGAATACCACACTGTAACAACATAAAGTacaaaaaaacatgtaaaattCCAATCGTTTCCTCTCTCTACTTAACTGAATTGTAAGTGATAATCAATGACAACTAAGAGTTACGCCTTAATCATAAAAACACATGGGGTCGACTACTGTCATGGAGCCTTTCTGTTCTCATAGATCCAAAAAAAGTGACACCACTCATCACTCAAGGGCCTCTGTACTTCATGTTTTCCCATGCCGCCTATAGTTCAACAAAAAAGCTGCCATAATACCTATCCTTGGTCGGATTTCAATTAAATTTCCAGCCAGACAACAAGCAAACACATCAAACAACATATCAATACCaaaatcataaacaaaaaaagactACAAGGCCAAACCTTTCAAGATCTCAAGCAACAAAACCCCCAAAGTTCGCAGCTTTGACCcccaaaaaaaccacaaaaaaatcaacaatccAAGATACCTAATTCACCAACGGAAATCAACAGCTAAGACACCACGCAACACAGATCTAcacaaaaatccacaaaaaaattccaacaaaaaaaccctCAAACATCAATGGATCTAAACAAAAATCTCAAGctccacataaaaaaataaaaaaaccaaggaATTCCCTTACCTTTCCGAAGGTCAATGAGGAGATTACTAGAAAGAAATCGATCCATAATAAACACGTAGTAAACCCCAAGAAAACCAATCCGTTTCCACCGGCCCTCCAATTCAAGGTCAATTCCCAATATAAATCCTCGTTTGAGAGCTCGTTCCTTCGCGCCTCGTTGAACCGAAACCCTAGCTCTTGTTTGCAAGGTAGCTGAAGATGAACCCTTACCGTCCTCTCGATTtcgatctctctctctctctctctctcacttcgATCGCTTTCgctcttctcttctctccctattgacctctctctctctctctctctctcttcaatgAACCAACCGATGGCTCTTGTGGTTCTTTATAACTTCGATTCGATACGATTGCGATAAATCTTCTTCATAGATACGATGTCCGAACCCTTCGCCGCTTGATTCGACTTTTGCACGAATCTTGAGGCACTCTCCGgacttgagatttttttattcaatacgCTTTTTAAgaccatatataaatatataaagtgaaattatatatatatatatatattttagccCATCCCTGCATTTAATTGGCTTACTggtgtttaaagttttaatttattggctaattttttatttttatttttattttttctttcatttattgaACTGACGTTACCTGAAACAAAAAGTATGTTTTACATCATTTAAATCTTtaggataaaataaataaaaaaaatagtgaaaatacatttatgataaaaaaaatattattttactaaaatgagTTAATGGAGCAAAACCCGACACTAGCTAGTATTGTATCGTTCTTAATATTAATCGAATGCTTGTATCTTGGTGTTCGTCTATCGCAGTGGATATAAAGTGAAGATTGATGAAGGTATCTCTACTGTcagaaaaaatttgaaatttcttaGATCATGTGTAAAGGAATTCGGTGACTCTTTACCTACCGATGAGGAGCATGACCCCGGCCCTGGCTAGCATTTGAGTTTGATGTAGCTTTAGGGGCTTTGGTTCTTTATTGTTGTTACTTTTTTGTTATTCTATTCTTACCACATCTAGTAGTAGCTATacttatttgttctttttttgttctatctaatttaaattgtttatccACTTATTCAAAAAGTTTAATGGAAAATGGGCtcaaatttatagaaaaaaaatcttaatatttAGAAGGGtatctaataaaattatttttgaaaaaatacatttattttaataatttaaataaaaattccttttaaACAATCTGTATttgttagataaaaaaaaaaataaagaagataaaaatgTGGATATTATAANNNNNNNNNNNNNNNNNNNNNNNNNNNNNNNNNNNNNNNNNNNNNNNNNNNNNNNNNNNNNNNNNNNNNNNNNNNNNNNNNNNNNNNNNNNNNNNNNNNNNNNNNNNNNNNNNNNNNNNNNNNNNNNNNNNNNNNNNNNNNNNNNNNNNNNNNNNNNNNNNNNNNNNNNNNNNNNNNNNNNNNNNNNNNNNNNNNNNNNNNNNNNNNNNNNNNNNNNNNNNNNNNNNNNNNNNNNNNNNNNNNNNNNNNNNNNNNNNNNNNNNNNNNNNNNNNNNNNNNNNNNNNNNNNNNNNNNNNNNNNNNNNNNNNNNNNNNNNNNNNNNNNNNNNNNNNNNNNNNNNNNNNNNNNNNNNNNNNNNNNNNNNNNNNNNNNNNNNNNNNNNNNNNNNNNNNNNNNNNNNNNNNNNNNNNNNNNNNNNNNNNNNNNNNNNNNNNNNNNNNNNNNNNNNNNNNNNNNNNNNNNNNNNNNNNNNNNNNNNNNNNNNNNNNNNNNNNNNNNNNNNNNNNNNNNNNNNNNNNNNNNNNNNNNNNNNNNNNNNNNNNNNNNNNNNNNNNNNNNNNNNNNNNNNNNNNNNNNNNNNNNNNNNNNNNNNNNNNNNNNNNNNNNNNNNNNNNNNNNNNNNNNNNNNNNNNNNNNNNNNNNNNNNNNNNNNNNNNNNNNNNNNNNNNNNNNNNNNNNNNNNNNNNNNNNNNNNNNNNNNNNNNNNNNNNNNNNNNNNNNNNNNNNNNNNNNNNNNNNNNNNNNNNNNNNNNNNNNNNNNNNNNNNNNNNNNNNNNNNNNNNNNNNNNNNNNNNNNNNNNNNNNNNNNNNNNNNNNNNNNNNNNNNNNNNNNNNNNNNNNNNNNNNNNNNNNNNNNNNNNNNNNNNNNNNNNNNNNNNNNNNNNNNNNNNNNNNNNNNNNNNNNNNNNNNNNNNNNNNNNNNNNNNNNNNNNNNNNNNNNNNNNNNNNNNNNNNNNNNNNNNNNNNNNNNNNNNNNNNNNNNNNNNNNNNNNNNNNNNNGAACAAACAACCCCTATGATGTGATAGTATATTATGCGATTTAAGTTTGTGAGTTTATAAAATATTGTCCATTTTGCTCAAATCCTCAGGATACCGTATTATCTACTATCTCTTTCAGATCTCTAGGGATTTTGGCTTCAATATCTCAATCCCTCAATTAGAACCTCTTGGGATAGTTTAGTTAGATATCTCACTTTAAATATATGGCGGTgagaaataattatattttttacttcAAATAGGCTCATTTTGTTTTCAGTTGTTCTGAAAATAAGtcattagttatttatttgggTTTCAGCAGCTCCTAATGACAAAAGGCATAAGTTGGAGACTTTTTATACTGCAACTAGTTCTAAAGTTCCCTTATATGAGAGGAGCTCAACTCATTGCCATCTTCAATCCTTCAACTAGCCTCATATGAAGTATTCCTTAACTCCCTTGGAAAGAAATCCTTTGTATGCCTAATGTCATGTGGTCagaatcaattaattttttttatagtttaattgCCATATAGGTCCCTATAATTGTGTATGTTCTGCCTTTTTAGTCATTAtaatacttttaggtacatTTAAGTCATCATATTTAATTGAGTTGAGACTTTCTAATCCGCGACATAAATGGTGTTAACTTTGAcgtttctttggttttttttattataaaattgtgGGACTAAAAAATCCCAAATCGATGAAATATGAGGATTTAATTGAATCTAACTGCGAATGTgacttttttattatgaaataggGGATTAAAAAgtcccaactcgatcaaatacAAGGACTTAATTATACATAACATCGAATATTTAAAACCATCACAGCTCAAAAGAAACGGCGAAGATAACGCCATCTACACCTCGGACTCGA containing:
- the LOC120281883 gene encoding protein STRICTOSIDINE SYNTHASE-LIKE 4-like, which codes for MTLLVFTITTSVLTLFLAFIFHAILYSPISPQPLLIPSSQPPSSNNILQKVEKLGEGELLGPEDVAIGKDGDSLFLYTVTRDGWLKRMHSNGTWESWKMIGGDGLLGITVSMDGGFLVCDAHKGLLKVAEGGVVVLASQVDDDGSQIRFADAVIEAKDGSIYFSDASTKFGFHEWYLDALEARPHGRLLKFNPHTNTTSILVSQLYFANGVALSKDQDFLLVCETFRFRCMRYWLKGELEGKLDVFIDNLPGAPDNINLAPDGSFWIALLQLRRRGLDWIHKWSLVKKMISVHPSLVEMLKGSAYRRVMVVNVASNGTFISALDDSTGRIMSFVTSALEFDGHLYFGSLHNNFIGKIIFRLIYH
- the LOC120282035 gene encoding LOW QUALITY PROTEIN: polyadenylate-binding protein-interacting protein 7-like (The sequence of the model RefSeq protein was modified relative to this genomic sequence to represent the inferred CDS: deleted 1 base in 1 codon), which translates into the protein MANKPTALNPNAAEFIPSAFRSPLGSAKIVDSTRLDIAGTSGKAVLDRSESSNSNYSDDEAHRFWRHQLPDDITPDFKAMGENELQDPGNLSLDSLSIHESAETLGFPVVAASQMLGATQGRSLGSDDLNLLENLAYSGSAYAGDHSSGVFMNFAASAWDEQFVNGDQNLIDQETFLYSGDSSANFLNDLGDQAALQDAAINPVDFLASQFPGFAAESLAEVYYANGCDLNLTIEILTQLELQVDTGFAQNLNLKTPASPNLSPLDFPALPLSDTQNGLSKVNRDDIGQAPNTYRSATSIFGGATDFASAVRKLASQDSGQWKYERNGSGDGRIGSSRMSQLLASSQNGNAKLSYGDKMQSVRSSRAAPVWLETGEAVASMYSESREEARDFARLRNACFDQARQAYLIGNKALAKELSEKGQLYNIQMKAAHGKAREAIYRQRNPISSDIQSYGRSQERLIDLHGLHVSEAIHVLKHELSTLRSAARAVGRQAQVMICVGTGHHTKGSRTPARLPVAVEQYLLEENLHYTQPQPGLLRVVIY